One genomic segment of Streptomyces sp. NBC_00239 includes these proteins:
- a CDS encoding cupredoxin domain-containing protein, whose protein sequence is MAAIAVWTIPSGLQAGGWLATATPTSTTGSAPAAVPASSQAAPETGEPQAPVTLDASGKQTIVLTVTDFYVPTAFTAKAHVPTTLVLRGADAGGCARAFTIPELGIEEIVKKNGDTRIDLGARKPGKLLFSCAMGMQGGAIDFQGGRA, encoded by the coding sequence GTGGCGGCCATCGCCGTCTGGACCATCCCCTCGGGACTGCAGGCAGGTGGCTGGCTCGCCACCGCCACCCCCACATCCACCACCGGCAGCGCCCCGGCCGCAGTGCCCGCCTCATCCCAGGCCGCTCCCGAAACAGGCGAGCCGCAGGCCCCTGTCACTCTCGACGCCTCCGGCAAGCAGACCATCGTCCTGACCGTCACCGACTTCTACGTCCCCACCGCCTTCACCGCAAAGGCGCACGTGCCCACCACTCTCGTCCTCCGAGGCGCCGACGCCGGAGGCTGCGCCCGCGCCTTCACCATCCCCGAACTCGGCATCGAGGAGATCGTCAAGAAGAACGGCGACACCCGCATCGACCTCGGAGCCCGCAAGCCCGGCAAGCTCCTCTTCTCCTGCGCCATGGGCATGCAGGGCGGCGCCATCGACTTCCAGGGAGGCCGGGCATGA